A single window of Gossypium hirsutum isolate 1008001.06 chromosome A10, Gossypium_hirsutum_v2.1, whole genome shotgun sequence DNA harbors:
- the LOC107887698 gene encoding receptor-like protein EIX1: protein MAAAKIKQSCKTEFAKLKQEVSKQKKTKQSKSIQLSTDLSDVDPAQASNWLQVLNTLPFLKILYLSGCQLPQVPPPIHLNLSSLAILDLSLNDIENSLGESIFHGLVNMTSLRHLDLSNNLFNSSIPESLYSLDSLQFLNLGSNKLRGKLSSAIGNMTSAIDLDLSDNKLEGPIPITMGNLCNLKSIIFSELNLYQDVSTILAVLSGCVSNQLDKLDLSGCHLSGQLTNQLRNFKSLKELHLSRNSVSGPIPISIAELSSLRVLELDQNQLKGQLPRSINELTNLEIHDISTNLLEGVVSETHIGNLPKLKVFQASKNSFVLRVSPDWIPPFELELLGLRSWNVGLMFPLWLHSQKHLRDLDISGSRITDSIPDWLWNFSSPFQYLNLSHNQIHGQIPGIPWAMSVDSVVDLSFNLLSGPLPQISPNVFFLDMSNNNLSGSLSPLLCYKFKETMGTVILNLGENFLSGGIPDCWLNWQNLHVIKLSNNRLNGSIPSSMGTLQSIVSLHLQKNHLSGEIPLSLNNCTDLILLDAGENELHGNIPRWIGDGLRKLVVLSLRSNKFSGYIPDELCAIGSLQVLDLADNNLIGSIPRCVSTFVATIVMKGQMLEYSTNLNLVRSIDLSNNKLSGEIPVEVTSLFEFQALNLSHNLLCGTILDRIGELRSLESVDFSINKLSGSIPESMSYLTFLSHLNLSFNNLSGVIPLSTQLQSFDSSCYAGNQLCGFPVPNMCPDNGTIHGVGHGGGNGNENETDWFWSGLVVGFVIGFWSVFGPLMFDKRWRSIYTLFGSQTNVENH, encoded by the exons atggcagcagcaaaaaTCAAACAAAGTTGCAAAACAGAATTTGCAAAACTGAAGCAAGAAGTATCGAAGCAAAAGAAAACAAAGCAAAGCAAAAGCA tccagctttcaacagATTTGAGTGATGTCGACCCTGCACAAGCTTCCAATTGGTTGCAAGTACTGAACACACTTcctttcttgaaaattttatatttgtcaGGTTGTCAGCTTCCTCAAGTTCCTCCACCCATACATCTTAATCTATCATCTCTTGCAATTCTTGACCTTTCTTTAAATGATATTGAGAATAGTTTGGGAGAATCCATATTTCATGGCCTTGTAAATATGACTTCCCTTAGACACCTTGATCTTTCTAATAACCTTTTTAATTCGTCGATACCTGAGTCGTTGTATAGTCTTGATTCTCTCCAGTTTCTCAATCTTGGCTCTAACAAACTCCGAGGTAAACTTTCAAGTGCCATAGGAAACATGACTTCTGCCATTGACCTTGACCTCTCAGATAATAAACTTGAAGGACCGATTCCAATAACAATGGGAAATCTTTGTAACCTAAAGTCAATCATTTTCTCAGAGCTTAACTTGTATCAAGATGTATCAACCATTTTAGCAGTTTTGTCTGGATGTGTCTCTAATCAATTAGATAAATTAGATTTAAGTGGGTGTCATTTGTCTGGTCAGTTAACCAATCAACTTAGGAACTTCAAAAGTTTGAAGGAACTACATTTGTCTCGAAACTCTGTCTCTGGTCCCATTCCAATCTCCATTGCAGAGCTTTCTTCCTTGAGAGTCTTAGAACTTGATCAGAATCAATTAAAAGGGCAGCTTCCCCGTTCCATTAATGAACTTACAAATTTGGAAATCCATGATATTTCTACTAATTTGTTGGAGGGTGTTGTTTCAGAAACTCACATCGGCAATCTTCCGAAATTGAAAGTTTTTCAGGCTTCTAAGAACTCTTTTGTTTTAAGAGTCAGTCCTGATTGGATTCCTCCTTTCGAACTTGAACTCCTAGGATTGAGGTCTTGGAATGTAGGTTTAATGTTTCCTTTGTGGCTTCATTCACAAAAACATCTAAGGGATCTAGATATCTCTGGCTCAAGGATTACTGATAGTATTCCTGATTGGTTATGGAATTTCTCCTCCCCATTCCAATATTTGAATCTCTCACACAACCAAATCCATGGGCAGATTCCTGGCATACCTTGGGCTATGTCGGTTGATTCAGTGGTTGACCTTAGTTTTAATCTTTTGAGTGGCCCTTTACCTCAAATTTCCCCCAATGTGTTTTTTCTAGACATGTCAAATAATAATTTGTCAGGATCTCTTTCTCCTCTTTTATGTTATAAGTTTAAGGAGACCATGGGAACAGTAATTCTTAATCTTGGTGAAAATTTTCTATCTGGGGGGATTCCAGATTGTTGGCTGAATTGGCAGAATTTACACGTCATAAAGTTAAGTAACAACAGACTTAATGGAAGCATTCCAAGCTCAATGGGAACTCTACAGTCCATTGTATCATTGCATCTTCAGAAAAACCACCTGTCTGGAGAAATTCCGCTGTCATTGAACAACTGCACAGATTTAATCCTACTTGATGCTGGTGAGAATGAATTGCATGGGAACATCCCTCGATGGATAGGCGATGGCCTTCGAAAGCTGGTAGTCTTGAGCCTTCGTTCGAACAAGTTTTCTGGGTACATACCGGATGAGCTCTGTGCTATTGGTTCTCTCCAAGTCTTGGACCTTGCTGATAACAATCTCATCGGAAGTATACCAAGATGTGTAA GCACTTTTGTTGCAACAATTGTGATGAAAGGTCAAATGCTAGAGTATAGCACAAACCTTAACTTGGTGAGAAGCATAGATTTGTCTAACAACAAATTATCAGGAGAGATCCCCGTGGAAGTAACAAGTTTATTCGAATTTCAAGCATTGAATTTGTCCCATAATCTTTTGTGTGGAACAATTCTTGACAGAATTGGTGAGTTGAGATCACTGGAATCTGTTGACTTCTCTATAAACAAGTTGTCTGGTTCAATACCTGAAAGCATGTCATATCTGACATTTTTGAGCCACTTGAACTTGTCTTTCAACAATTTGTCCGGAGTAATCCCTTTGAGCACTCAGTTACAAAGCTTCGATTCATCGTGTTACGCAGGCAATCAACTCTGTGGATTTCCAGTTCCTAATATGTGTCCTGATAATGGTACAATTCATGGTGTTGGACATGGAGGTGGAAACGGCAATGAAAATGAAACAGACTGGTTCTGGTCCGGGTTAGTAGTCGGATTCGTTATCGGCTTTTGGAGTGTGTTTGGTCCTTTGATGTTTGATAAGCGATGGAGGTCCATTTATACACTTTTTGGTTCTCAAACAAATGTGGAAAATCATTAA